The Irregularibacter muris genome contains a region encoding:
- a CDS encoding tetratricopeptide repeat-containing glycosyltransferase family 2 protein, with product MIEISLCMIVRDEESVLKRCLDSIYDIVDEIIIVDTGSIDRTKEIAKLYTDKIYDFKWIDDFSAARNFSFSKGTKEYLMWLDADDFILEEDRIKLKNFKENTEPIYDQIFMKYNVGFDDQGNVTLSYYRERIFRRSMDFKWVEPVHEVINPGGDIYYLDIAIVHGEKVRKKNDKRNLNIYENILAKNQTLSPRGSYYYARELYYNQLYGKAIKYFLEFLDSNKGWQEDCIQACKLLSLCYAKMGDSINQLRILFRSFEYHVPRADICCEIGQIYFERSNYESAVFWYEMAIKKKNLIENNGFIYHDYYGYIPALQCCLSYYRLGNIEKAIYYNDLAGTYKPKSPAFLYNKEFFNRIDK from the coding sequence ATGATAGAAATTAGCCTATGTATGATTGTAAGGGATGAAGAATCGGTTTTAAAAAGATGCCTAGATTCCATATACGATATTGTAGATGAAATTATCATTGTGGATACAGGTTCAATAGACCGTACAAAGGAAATAGCCAAGCTTTATACCGATAAAATATATGATTTTAAATGGATAGATGATTTTTCTGCTGCCAGAAATTTTTCCTTTTCTAAAGGGACGAAAGAATATCTCATGTGGTTGGATGCAGATGACTTTATCTTAGAAGAAGATCGAATAAAATTAAAAAACTTTAAGGAAAATACCGAGCCTATATATGATCAAATATTTATGAAATACAATGTGGGCTTTGACGACCAGGGCAACGTAACTTTATCCTATTATCGAGAACGTATATTTAGAAGGAGTATGGACTTTAAATGGGTAGAACCAGTGCATGAGGTTATAAATCCGGGAGGAGATATATATTATCTCGATATCGCGATTGTGCATGGGGAAAAAGTTAGAAAGAAAAATGACAAAAGAAATTTAAATATATATGAGAATATCCTGGCAAAAAATCAAACTTTAAGTCCAAGGGGTAGCTATTATTATGCTAGAGAATTATATTATAATCAATTATATGGAAAAGCAATAAAATATTTTCTTGAATTTTTAGATTCTAATAAGGGTTGGCAAGAAGACTGTATTCAAGCATGCAAGCTCCTATCTCTATGTTACGCTAAGATGGGAGATTCTATCAATCAATTGAGAATCCTATTTAGAAGCTTTGAATACCACGTGCCTAGAGCAGATATTTGTTGTGAAATAGGCCAGATCTATTTTGAACGATCCAATTATGAATCTGCTGTTTTCTGGTATGAAATGGCGATTAAGAAAAAAAACCTTATAGAAAATAATGGATTTATATATCATGATTATTATGGATATATTCCCGCTCTCCAATGTTGTCTCTCCTATTATAGATTGGGAAATATAGAAAAAGCAATCTATTATAATGATTTAGCTGGAACCTACAAACCCAAGTCGCCTGCCTTCTTATATAACAAAGAGTTCTTTAATCGCATAGATAAATGA
- a CDS encoding pyridoxamine 5'-phosphate oxidase family protein translates to MFREMRRKKQLLSKDKIEEILNTCTSGVLGVNGDNGYPYTVPISYAYKDGKIFFHCAKEGHKIDSIKRNDKVTFCVIEKDEVIQQTFTTHFRSVSAFGRARILTDDHERQYALECLVEKYSPDFIKEGLQEIKDEWNRVCLVEINIEHMTGKAAIEVLK, encoded by the coding sequence ATGTTTAGAGAGATGAGAAGAAAGAAGCAATTATTATCTAAAGATAAAATAGAAGAAATACTTAACACATGTACATCGGGAGTATTGGGAGTAAATGGAGATAATGGATACCCTTATACTGTACCAATTAGCTATGCATATAAAGATGGAAAGATATTTTTTCATTGTGCAAAAGAAGGGCATAAAATAGATAGTATTAAAAGAAATGATAAAGTAACTTTTTGTGTAATAGAAAAAGATGAAGTAATTCAACAAACATTTACAACTCATTTTAGAAGTGTATCTGCATTTGGAAGAGCAAGAATTCTTACAGATGATCATGAAAGACAATATGCTCTTGAATGTTTAGTTGAAAAATATTCACCTGATTTTATAAAAGAGGGATTACAAGAAATCAAAGATGAATGGAATAGAGTTTGTTTAGTGGAGA